In Acropora muricata isolate sample 2 chromosome 13, ASM3666990v1, whole genome shotgun sequence, the DNA window TCTATGGCCCACAGGGatatcaacacagaacgagcaccagctgccaagaaggcacgtgcgattccgaccacaccctcacctttcaagattctgcctcttccactgtgacagcaacttaagacaacaagacgagctcgaagattggccgcttgtacatcggacattttcaaaatgaaatccttttctcgagggaacttggaagtccatccaaggtttggagataaggcaatttctccagtgcgcttgtttccgtgggcagcaatgtgaattaaaccaactgaagACATTCGTGTTATCAcctcagcttttgttgcctctctccctgttaggggtctggtgttaagaattgatgcaatcatttctacttcctcttgagcacatggtaagtcgggTAGAGGCTTCTCCAGCTTgcttaagcacggatttccgaccaaaagcgcccctgtcttcttgtgatggcccTCGGGAACACTTGATATCAACTGATAACTGGTAAGAGagggaacagtgcgaatcctaatcgattcaacaaTTGCGGCCCATGGTGTAAAGCACAGTGCACCGTCAGAAACAATGAGAAGTTCGTCGTATTgagatccaagcaagtcaacaattggaccaataactgcatcatgAAATGGCCTAAAAGGATTGTCTGAGGACTGACATGACGTTTGCACTTCTTTGCACACTTCTGTGATAGACGCACATCCATTGTCTAattcatcaaatgtgcgatcttcgcatCTCACTTTAACTTCAGCTCCGATTTTTCTTAGAGCTGCTTGTAGTAAGGCGCGTATGGGATCTTTCTCTGTGATATCAGCGTCTAGCATTCCTTGTCGAAATGCGACTTTCTGTCCCCTGctcaaaaaccaaatgttgatGCTAAGTTTTGCGAGTCCCAGAAAGATAATTTGCGgagaaagctctgtgaagaggcgaATTATTGTCTCCTTGGAGTCAAAGAAGGCACAAGATGAGGGTGAAGCGAGTCCATATTGGATCAACAGATCGTCATACAAaatctgcgctcgtccttgatcagcagcaaCCAAGGCCTCGTTGATCTTTCCAATTCTTAGCAGTGACCTCCACAAGGAAGTGTACGCAAACTCATGCAGATCACGgaatttcattttccaatttCCTTGAGACTTCAATAGAGATCTCAAAGTATTGAAGACatccacagcggaaacaaaattatccACCGCAATGTCAAACTGTCCAAGCCCAGAGTATCCATTACCAATATTTTGATAGGcccttccttctccggcccgattagcgatttctattgcaattttcaagtctttttcatgatactcaatggctttttggaagtcacccagtgagttgtaagcaataccgagatttgcagaggcttctccttctccggcccgatcaccaatttctattgcaattttcaattgtttttcaatgtAATCAATGCCTTTTCGGACGTCACCCAGGCACAAGTAcacaacaccgagatttccatagtcTCTTCCTTCTaaggcccgatcaccaatttctattgcaattttcaaggatttttcatgatacttaatcgcttttcggaagtcacccagtgacttgtaagcaacaccgagattaccataggctcctccttctccggcctgaacaccgatttctattgcaattttcaagtctttctcataatactcaatggctttttgcaagtcacccagtgaaaggTAAGCagaaccgagatttccataggctcgtctttttccggcccgatcaccgatttctgttgcaattttcaagtgtttttcagtATACTCGATGACTTTTCGGAAGTctcccagtgaaaagtaagaaATAcagagatttccataggctcgccCTTCTCcctcccgatcaccgatttctattgcaattttcaagtctttttcatgatactcgacgTCTTTCTGGAAGTCACCCAGTCGgctgtaagcattaccgagatttccataggctcgtccttctccggcccgatcaccgatttctattgcaattttcaagtgcttttcatcataatcaatggcttttttgaAGTCACctagtgaaaagtaagcatttccgagatttccataggctagtCCTTCTCTCGCCTGATTACCCAATTCCCTTGCAATCTTCAAagctttttcatgatactcaatggcttttcgaaagtcacccagtaaataataagcattaccgagatttccataggcttgtccttctccggcctgatcacccATTCCCACTGTAATCTTTAAagctttttcatgatactgaatggcttttcggaagtcacccagtgaaaagtaagcattaccgagcaTTGcgtaggcttgtccttctccggccctatcaccgatttctattgcaatatTGAAGAATTTTTCCTGGTAattaatggctttttggaaaTCACCCAATGACCTGGaagcattaccgatatttccataggctcgccCTTCttcgccccgatcaccaatttctattgcaattttcaagtgtttttcatcatactcaatggcttttctgaagtcacccagtgaagaGTAaacaataccaagatttccgtaggctcgtccttcttcgGCCCTataaccgatttctattgcaattttcaagtgtttttcaatgtactcaatggcttttcggaagtcacagAGTGAAACGTAAGCACTACCGAGATCTctataggctcgtccttctccggcccgatcaccgatttctgttgcaattttcaagagtttttcgttatactcaatggcttttcggaagtctcccagtgaaaagtaagcattaccgagatttccataggctcgtccttctccggcccgattaccgatttctattgcaattttcaagtccttttcatgatactcaatgcctttTTGGAGGTCACCCAATGAGAAGTAAGCATTAcggagatttccataggctcgtccttctccggcttgatcaccgatttctattgcaattttcagttgtttttcatgatactccatggctttttcgaagtcacccaatgactcgtaagcaataccgagattacCATAGGCGTCTCCTtttccagcccgatcaccgatttctattgcaatttttaagtcttcttcatgatacttaatggcttttcgaaagttACCCAGTAAAgaataagcattaccgagatttccataggtttgtccttctccggccctatcaccgatttctattgcaatattgaagcgtttttcatgatacctaatcgctttttggaagtcacccagtgaaaagtaagcaataccgagatttccatacgctcgtccttctccggcccgatcaccgatttctgttgcaattttcaagtgtttttcattatacttaatggcttttcggaagtcacccagtgaaaagtaagcattagcgagatttccataggctcgtccttctccgacccgatcactcttttctgttgcaattttcaagtctttttcatgatactcaagggcttttcggaagtcatcTGGTGAAAAGTAAAGGTTACCGTTTCCCTCTTCAGCTTGATCACTTTTCTTAATGATAATCATGCCTTTTCCAAGAAGCTTATGCAGTATTTGTGAGCCACCCAGTAAGTGGAAATCTAAAATTTGACTCCCAAAGTCTCCTTCTTTCCCGGCCTTATCACACACTTTCTTTTTGACAAACTgttaattacagaaaaaaaaaagatttcgaAGTTAATAAGACTATGTGAGACAAACTAAGGCATGGGAAACGTGGGAGGTGGAAGAAATTTTGGCAGGAGGTTGGTTGTGAACTTTTTCGTcaattcttttaatttaaacattACGTTCGTCACGTAGTCTTGTAATTTTTTACTTTCTCAACCTAATAGTGTGCTATGCTATTTGAATTGGAAAATTATCAGAATGACAATTTAAATGATCTCTCCCACGgcgtttttgctgttttctggCCAAAAGTGAGAAATCTTTCTTTATCACTTTTACTCGATGCGGATACTTGGCCTTAATATTGAGGACCAAGGCATAAATCAATCTTTTGAAGGAAGAGGAatccatggtacatttttggttttgactAAAAGATGGTTTGAGAACTTGGAAAAGTTGaggttaatttttttcacaatgcAATCCATCTCTATCCATGCAATCCGCAACAACAGAGAGTAGTAGAAAATCTCAGTGCACTTATTTAGTCTTCAGTGAAAAATTGCattatttttgaatttcttttgaTGTAAAGACAATTCTCAGTAATCTAAAGTGTGGTAAAACAGCGTTGCAGAGCCCCTTTAAAGTATAAAGCTAAGAGGCTTTTCACTTTAAAATATAAACAGAAGCGTTGTAATGTCAACGTGAGGTTTGCTTTTCTCGAAAAGGTGATCGCAACCTGGTTCCGTACCTAATTGCTACGAACCATGAACTATTTCACGAGTTACATGAAGAGTTTTTGACGAGGTATTTGACGAGGTATGTTACGAGTTCTTTGAAGAGTAATTTGACGAATTATGTAAAGAGTTGTCTGACCAGCTATGTGACGAGTTATTTTACGAGGTATTTGACGAGCTATGTTGCGAGCGATTCGAGTTATTGAAAATTAGTCTTAAAAATGCTGCCCTCGGCCTGCGGCGTCACGCAGCATTTTCAACACCTCAGTTACAATTTTTAACTAAACGAACCGACCCTAAGCCGGCAAATAAGTTCGTTATTTTTTCCCTCACTCtctcaaatcaattttttcattctttcacttCCACCCGCACAAACACGCCGCGCTTTGCAAGTGCAGTAAACTAACGACGTTGTAAAGAAgtctttcttcattttaatattgcaataaaaatctgTTTTCGAAAAAAAGGCCTTTGTTTCTCAACTTTCTTGTCCAATAAAAAGCCTTTTTGAAAAAAGCTTTTCCACCTTTAAATGGCTTTGCaagcaaaaggacaaaaactcacCTAAGCGTTATCCTGGCCGTGGGAAGAGATGGGAAAATCCGGTTAGCGTAAACAACCAATTAAAGTTCTGACTTCGTTACCGTGCCCTCTTGGAAAGAAATAAGGCGAGCTATTCGACCAGTTATGTGACGAGTTATGTGTGGAGTTTATTTTACATATACTTCAAAACGATGAATCAGAACTCTGTTTGGTGGGCAACAAGAATTCGTTTGATAGGTTAATTGGCCCTACTACTCACAAAGTTCCGAGGAATGTTTTGATGCGTCATAGCATTAAACTTCCCAAAATTTCGTGTCGTGCAGCATTAAGTGAAATGAATAACCTACAGTAAAATCGTTTGAGtaagaatttcttttaaaacaacCATCACACAAATGTAGGTTTTTGAAAGAAGTGATGCTTTCAGATGTGTCAACGTCGTAGCTaaacagaaacattttaaacaaatcaTAAATAGGACGGTGATCTTTGTCGAGGACGAAAACATGTTGCATATAGCTCACAATAGCGTGAAATGGAGTAGTAGCTTGGCAAGAACCGGCGTAGCGTGACTTCAACTGGGTCGCCAAAACCACCGAAAAGACCACACTTATTTACAGATTCACTATACAATATTGGGTGGACAAAACAATAGGACACGAAGTCCCTATAGCTACAAGGTTAAGCCATCCAACCCGCCCCCACTGACTGAAATTGAACAGCTAGACGTGAGATAATAGAACAGTCGTCTGCTAGGATCATGACGTTAGCTATGTGAAATATGGCGCAAAAGTGAAAGCCTCGACTACATTCGCGTAGGTTTACAATAGTCCGATCTTCTGTCTCACACGGTGTGTCCACCTTCAGCGCAGTCGATACCTCGATCGAGTATCAACCAAGGTGTCGGTCCATATGTCAACCGACTACCGGTTGACCGATATATGGCCGACACTTAACGGCTGCAGTTTATCGGCCGATAGTCGATCGGTGTTTGGCTGATACACCGCTGACATACCACCGGCGAAGCACAGACACACCACTGACGTATCATCGACCCTTGTCTTAGACTTAGTCGACACCTCGCTCGATTGCTGCTAGTTCTGAACGTTTAGAGGCTTTTCACTGTCGAAGTGTCCTTATTCAGTAAATTCTCAACGTGACGTTAATATTTCATGAAACCTTTTCCCT includes these proteins:
- the LOC136896450 gene encoding tetratricopeptide repeat protein 28-like, which encodes MIIIKKSDQAEEGNGNLYFSPDDFRKALEYHEKDLKIATEKSDRVGEGRAYGNLANAYFSLGDFRKAIKYNEKHLKIATEIGDRAGEGRAYGNLGIAYFSLGDFQKAIRYHEKRFNIAIEIGDRAGEGQTYGNLGNAYSLLGNFRKAIKYHEEDLKIAIEIGDRAGKGDAYGNLGIAYESLGDFEKAMEYHEKQLKIAIEIGDQAGEGRAYGNLRNAYFSLGDLQKGIEYHEKDLKIAIEIGNRAGEGRAYGNLGNAYFSLGDFRKAIEYNEKLLKIATEIGDRAGEGRAYRDLGSAYVSLCDFRKAIEYIEKHLKIAIEIGYRAEEGRAYGNLGIVYSSLGDFRKAIEYDEKHLKIAIEIGDRGEEGRAYGNIGNASRSLGDFQKAINYQEKFFNIAIEIGDRAGEGQAYAMLGNAYFSLGDFRKAIQYHEKALKITVGMGDQAGEGQAYGNLGNAYYLLGDFRKAIEYHEKALKIARELGNQAREGLAYGNLGNAYFSLGDFKKAIDYDEKHLKIAIEIGDRAGEGRAYGNLGNAYSRLGDFQKDVEYHEKDLKIAIEIGDREGEGRAYGNLCISYFSLGDFRKVIEYTEKHLKIATEIGDRAGKRRAYGNLGSAYLSLGDLQKAIEYYEKDLKIAIEIGVQAGEGGAYGNLGVAYKSLGDFRKAIKYHEKSLKIAIEIGDRALEGRDYGNLGVVYLCLGDVRKGIDYIEKQLKIAIEIGDRAGEGEASANLGIAYNSLGDFQKAIEYHEKDLKIAIEIANRAGEGRAYQNIGNGYSGLGQFDIAVDNFVSAVDVFNTLRSLLKSQGNWKMKFRDLHEFAYTSLWRSLLRIGKINEALVAADQGRAQILYDDLLIQYGLASPSSCAFFDSKETIIRLFTELSPQIIFLGLAKLSINIWFLSRGQKVAFRQGMLDADITEKDPIRALLQAALRKIGAEVKVRCEDRTFDELDNGCASITEVCKEVQTSCQSSDNPFRPFHDAVIGPIVDLLGSQYDELLIVSDGALCFTPWAAIVESIRIRTVPSLTSYQLISSVPEGHHKKTGALLVGNPCLSKLEKPLPDLPCAQEEVEMIASILNTRPLTGREATKAEVITRMSSVGLIHIAAHGNKRTGEIALSPNLGWTSKFPREKDFILKMSDVQAANLRARLVVLSCCHSGRGRILKGEGVVGIARAFLAAGARSVLISLWAIDDEATMVFMRNFYQHLKEGKAASAAVHHAMKSLRESENFSEMRYWAPFQLIGDDVKIEFEADDDVKN